In the genome of Zobellia nedashkovskayae, the window CCGAAGGGTAGGCGGTTTGATACTAATAGTAATGTTAGTACTAGATAAATGATAGGGGAGTCCTCAGGGACTTAACAGAATCCGGCTTATGGGCCTGCTTTTTTTATTCTGATTATGGGTTTTAGTCTTCGCTAGGATTTGCGAATAAGCTAAAAATACTACCTCCATATTTTCGCTTTTCAACAAAATTGTCCAGATGAGATAAGTCCATTTGGCTAGCATGTTCTATTACCAGTAGACCGTTCTCTAATAATAATTCTTTTTCAAAAACTAGTTTCGGTATCTTTTCGAAAGATTCTAAAGATAAATCGTATGGTGGATCGGCGAATATAATAGTTGCTTTTTCCCGAGACTTTTCAAGATAATTGAAAACATCGCTCTTATACGCAGCAATACCCATTTCCATGGCATCCGATGTTTCGTTAATGAATCTCACACATCCATAATCTGCATCCACGGCACTTATCTGCTTCGTACCTCTAGAAGCAAACTCGTAACTGATGTTTCCTGTTCCGGCAAACAAATCAAGCACAACTAGGTCATCAAAGTAATACCGATTGTTCAAAATGTTGAACAATGCTTCTTTGGCCATGTCCGTTGTTGGGCGAACGGGTAGTTTTTTAGGTGCAGTTATTCGCTTTCCTTTGTGTAAACCTGAAATGATGCGCATTAAAAAGCGTTTATTACGGTGAAATCAATAGTTTCTTCTGGTCTGTCTATGCCCGGATGTTCAGTAAATGAAGGGTAGAACATGGAGACATCCTTTACGTAATTATAGCAAAGGTCATAAATATCATCATCTTTTTCAATATCACCAAAGAGTTTTATCGAAACCGATTCTGTGTCAAGTTCTAGTTGTTCTAGCGTAAAAAGCAAGTAATAGAGAAAATCTTCTTTGGTTACAAAGTTGAAGCTATTAAAGAGTAAAAGCTTTTTTGAACCTATAACGGTAACATCCATTTGGCGTTGCGAGGTATGTATATAACACATTGCTTCTTTACTTGCGGAATGGTTGTTCAATAACGACTCTACCATTACGGTACCATTATGCTTAAAGGTGAATTCACCAAAAAGATCATAGATGTAATTGTTGATGTTCACAAAAGGAACATAAACGTTGTTGATCTCATAACTTTCCAATTCATCAAAGGCTAAGTGATCATTGGCCAATATTTTAGTATTGAATTTTAGGTAGTTGGCCAGTTCGTCTTCGTTGAATAAAGCTTGTGGTACAAGACTGAACAAGTTATTTCTGTGTACTACTACAATTTCAGAAAATTGATCTTCTTCTATATTATGAGTAGAAAAGAGAAGCTTCAGTCTCTTTAAGATTTCATAGGGCGTAAGCTCTTTTGCAAAAACAACCTTTTCTGAATTTAAGATTGTATTGGCTACTGTGTCAAATACACAAAAAGAAAGTCCATTCAAGCTAACTTGAATGGACAGTTTTTTAAAATTCTCCACTGGTTTTCCAGTATTATTTTTCGTCTCCTTTTTTGTCATATATAGGGGGCCAGTTTCCACTGGTACTTACTTCGTTAAGAGAACCTACTTCTATAAATGCTCCGTTAACTTCTTCAACACCAATCTCTGCTTTTTCTTTCTTAAGAAGTGTTTCAGGTTGATCATACAACACAACTGACTTATCTACTTTAGCTTGGAAAACAGGAGCTTTATAGCTTCCTTTAGTAAGAACGTCAGATTTCATTTCAAATTTCTCTCCGCCTTGTGCAAAAGGAACTTCCATAAGAGTTTTGTATCGGTTGTCTCCTTTAAAAAGAGAATCTTTTACCGAAACAGCGCCTAATGTATCAATGATTTTAACCTCTTTTAAAAGGTCAATTTGATATGTTTTATCAAATTCCATATAAGATGAATCACGTTGTTGAGTGATAGTGTACTCAGCAGTGTCGATAAACTTAATCAAACTGTTAAAATCTTTGGCGTATTTTTTGTTTACGGTTTTATAGGCCTCTTGAGCGTTTCTAATGTCTTTCAACTTAGCGATAACCTGCCCGTAACGTTCTTCCTTTACTTTGTTGAACTCTATAGGTCCCGTAACTGATTGGTATATAGCGTATGCTAAACCTGCACATGCTACCCACAGTACAATTTGAATTATGGTCTTCATTTCTTAAGTGTTAATTATATTTAAGTGGTTGTGACAAATCTACAATTTTTTTTCAATCGCAAAAGTTTTTCTCGTAAAAATCCTGTTTATCTTTGATACCTATGATAACGTTGAACGATGCATCATTTTACAAAATACTAAAAGAGAAATTTCCACACGAGCCTACACTCAAGCAGGCAATAGCATTACAAAAGCTAGCCACGTATATACTTTCTGACAGAAAGGACGATGTGTTCCTACTTAAAGGTTTTGCTGGGACCGGTAAGACCACCTTGGTTGGTACCGTGGTCAATAGCCTTTGGAAGACCACCATGAAAGCTGTTTTAATGGCACCTACAGGAAGAGCGGCAAAAGTGATGTCTAACTATGCGAATACGCAATCTTTTACCATTCACAGGAAAATATACTTCCCTAAAAAGCAAGGAGGAGGTGGTATTCAATTTGTTTTAGCACCTAACAAACATAGAAATACCATTTTTATAGTGGATGAAGCTTCTATGATACCGGATGCACCAACAGATTCAAAGCTATTTGGTAATGGGTCTCTTTTAGATGATTTAATTCAGTTCGTGTATTCCGGTCATAATTGTAAGCTTGTTTTAATAGGCGATACTGCTCAGTTACCACCAGTACACTTAAATATAAGTCCCGCTTTAGACGCGGACAAATTAGCATTGAATTACGATAAGGAAGTTATACGGTTGGAATTGGATGAAGTAGTGCGCCAAGCAGAAGATTCAGGTATTTTGGTAAATGCCACATTACTCAGGGAGCAATTGCAAAGTAATTTTACGGATGAATTTAAATTCCATTTAAGTAATTTCAAAGATATCGTAAGGCTTGTAGATGGTTATGAAATACAGGAAGCTATTGATACGAGCTACTCGGAAAATGGGAAAGAGGAAACGGCTTTTATAGTAAGATCTAATAAAAGAGCCAATCTATATAACGAGAATATCCGGAGCCGAATATTGTTTTTAGAAAATGAGATTGCGGTTGGTGATTATATGATGGTAGTCAAGAACAATTATTTTTGGTTGTCCCCTAATACCGAAGCAGGTTTTATAGCTAACGGAGATGTTATAGAGGTTCTGGAGTTATTTGCTATAAAGGAATTGTATGGTTTTAGATTTGCCGAGGTAAAGGTGCAGATGGTAGATTACCCCAATCAAAAACCTTTTGAGACCGTTTTGTTGTTGGATACAATTAAAGCCGAAACACCGTCTTTACCTTATGAGGAGGGGAATAGGCTCTACCAAGAGGTAATGAAGGACTTTGCCAATGAGTCATCAAAATACAAGAAATTTTTGGGCGTAAAGAGCAATAAATATTTCAATGCCTTGCAAGTAAAATTTTCATATGCCATTACGTGCCATAAATCTCAAGGTGGGCAATGGAATACTGTTTTTGTTGAACAACCCTATTTACCTAATGGAGTAGATAAAGAATATCTCCGTTGGTTGTATACAGCCGTTACAAGGGCAAAAAAGCAGTTGTATCTCATAGGATTCAAGGACGATTTTTTTGTTGGTGAGGAATAGGCTAAATTGCGTCTTTGCAAAGTGTTAATTTATGGGTTTTTACATTCTTTTGGTGAATGAAACACTCCATTTTAACCTTGTGTGGACCACTATAATTTAGTAATACTATGACGTCAGAGAGCATAATCAGTATTTTTTTAGGCATTGGCCTTGCTGCATCTGTGGGGTTTCGTGTTTTCTTGCCGCTATTTGCTTTAAGTTTAGCTTCTTACACGGGGGTTTGGGAACTTAATGAAAGCTGGCAGTGGATAGGAAGTTTTGCAGCTGTGATAGCCCTGGGAGTTGCAACCCTAGTAGAAATTTTCGGCTATTTTATACCTTTCGTAGACAATCTTTTAGATAGCTTTGCAGTGCCTTTGGCTGCTATAGCCGGTACGGCCGTTATGGTTTCTACAGTGGCAGATTTAGATCCTGTGGTTACTTGGTCATTAGCCATTATTGCGGGTGGAGGAACAGCTACTGCAATTAAGGGTGCGGGAGCAACAGGTAGATTGGCTTCTACGGCTACAACAGGAGGTTTGGCTAATCCTATAGTTTCAACAGTAGAAACAGGTACAGCGGTGGTTGTAGCCACGGCATCCATTTTTGCGCCAGTACTTGGTGTAATTTTAGTAATAATTATTTTGGTTTTTATTTTTCGCATTTATAGAAAGTTAAGGCCCAAAAGAGAAAACTAATGATTAAGAGGCTTACGATATTTTTACTTTTTCGTAAACCGCAGATAGAAAAAAATATAGTAGCAAACGATAATAAGGATATAAAGTGAAAATAATAGCCATGATACCGGCCCGTTACGCGGCATCTAGATTCCCTGCAAAATTAATGCAGGACCTATCGGGAAAACCTGTTATACTCCGTACTTATGAAGCAGCAATAGGAACCAAGTTATTTGACGAGGTTTATGTAGTGACCGATAGTGATGTTATTTTTGATACCATAACCAATGCAGGTGGTCAAGCACTAATGAGTCAGAAGGAGCATGATTGTGGTAGTGATAGAATTGCTGAGGCAGTTACCAATATGGATGTTGATATTATTGTAAACGTTCAAGGAGACGAACCTTTTACGGATAGAGAAAGTTTGGCAAGCGTTTTGGAGGTATTTAAAAACGATACGGAAAAAGAAATAGACTTAGCGTCCTTAATGGTTAGGATTACTGATGAAGAAGAAATAAACAATCCAAACACGGTAAAGGTCATTGTGGATAACCGTAATTTTGCCTTGTATTTTTCACGTTCAGTAATTCCTTATCCTAGAAATAAAGATATTGAAAGTGTTTATTATAAGCATAAGGGTATTTATGCCTTTAGAAAAAGTGCTTTAATGGCTTTTCAAAGATTACCAATGCTGCCTTTAGAGGCTATTGAAAAAATTGAGGCTATTCGTTACCTAGAGTACGGAAAGAAGATTAAAATGGTGGAAACTACGGTTTCGGGAATAGAAATAGATACTCCGGAAGATTTGAAAAGAGCACAACAAGCATGGAAGTAGACTATAGCCAAATTACAGTGGTTGGCTTTGATGCCGATGATACTTTATGGGTAAACGAAACCTATTTTAGAGATGCCGAACAAAAATTCGGGAAGCTTTTGGAAGGTTACGAAACCATGAATACCATAGATCAAGAGCTGTTTAAAATGGAAATCGATAACCTAGAGCTTTATGGCTACGGTGTAAAAGGTTTTATGCTCTCTATGGTAGAATCTGCATTAAAACTTTCAAATAACAGGGTTTCACAAGCAACGATTGAAGAAATTTTGAATCTAGGTAAAGAAATGTTGCGTCAACCTGTTGAATTATTAGATGGTGTAAGAGAAGTTTTACGTAAATTAAGCGGAAATTACCGGTTAATAGTGCTTACTAAAGGAGATCTTTTGGATCAGGAACGAAAGTTGGAACGATCCGGATTATCTGAATTTTTTCATCATGTAGAGGTTTTGAGTGATAAAAAGGAAGTAAATTATCAGCATTTGTTGGACCATTTACAGATTGATGTAAATGAGTTTTTAATGATAGGGAATTCATTAAAATCAGATGTGTTGCCTTTAATTGAAATTGGAGCACAGGCAGTGCATGTTCCTTTTCATACAACTTGGGAACATGAACAAGTTAAGGTTAATGATGGGGATTATAATTATCTGAAAATTAATAAATTATCAGATATATTGGAGTATTTGAAATAGATTATGATGGAGGTAAAAAAAGAAATGCAGGTAAAAAAAGCAATTGTAGGTAAACAAACGGAATTTAGAAATTTTCCAATGGTGCCTAGAGTAGTTTTTGGCAAGGGAAGTTTTAATCAATTGGGAGATATCTTAATGCCCAAGCGAAAACATTCCGATGCTCCTTTTATTTTTTTAGTTGATGATGTTTTTGAAAATACGGAATTGGCAAAAAGAATTCCACTGATTTTTAACGATCAAATTATATTCATCTCAGCGGAAGAAGAACCTAAAACGGTACAAGTAGACGCTTTAGTAGATAAAATTAAAAGAGAATATCAAGATTTACCTTCGGGAATTGTTGGTATTGGAGGTGGGACTTTATTGGATTTAGCCAAAGCGGTATCGATTTTACTAACTAATAACGGAAGTTCTTCAGAGTATCAAGGATGGGATTTAGTTCAAAAGCCGGCAATTTTCCACGTAGGTATACCTACAATAAGTGGAACAGGAGCAGAGGTTTCTAGAACTACGGTTTTATTGGGTCCAGATAAGAAACTAGGTATCAATTCAGACCATACTACTTTTGGTCAAGTGCTTTTAGATCCGGATTTGACCCAAGGAGTCTCAAAAGAGCAATGGTTCTATACAGGTATGGATTGTTATATACATTGTATTGAATCACTTACGGGAACATTTTTAAATGCTTTTAGCCAAAGCTATGGAGAGAAAGCCTTAGAATTATGTAAAGAAGTTTACTTAGGAGATTTACCGGCAGAGGAATCAAGAGATAAACTAATGATGGCTTCATGGCACGGAGGTATGAGCATTGCTTATTCTCAAGTAGGTGTGGCACATGCTATGAGTTATGGTCTTGGTTATTTATTGGGGGTCAAACATGGTATTGGTAATTGTTTAGTGTTTCAACATCTTGAAGAGTTCTACCCAGAAGGCGTAGATCTTTTCAATAAAATGAAGGAAAAACATAATATTAAATTACCAACTGGTATCTGCGCTAATCTAAGTGAAGCAGAGTTTGAAACTATGATTTCCGTGGCAATGAATATGGTTCCATTATGGGAAAACGCATTAGGTAAGAACTGGCGAGATATCATTACTCCTGAAAAGTTAGAATCCATCTACAGAAAAATTTAGTATTATATTTTTTTTATAGTAAAATAGGTGGTTATCTTAGATGGTAACCCTGGTTTCACCTTCTTAAAGCTCTATATACTCTCATGCAAAAATTAGCTCGTTTTATATACTTCAAATTGATGGGCTGGAAAATGGTGGGCGAATTTCCCGGTCATATAGATAAGTTTGTAATTGCAGTAGTGCCACATACAAGTTATATGGATTTTTTCTTAGGACTCCTTATCAGAAAGGTATGGGGCGAAGAAATTAATTTTGTTGGTAAGAAGAGTCTTTTTACTTTTCCTTTTGGATTTATATTTAGAAAATTAGGAGGAGAACCTATTGATCGTACCAAGAATAATGATATGGTTTCGGCTACAGTAAAGGTGTTTGAAAAACGAAAAAAATTCAGGTTAACGATTGCTCCAGAAGGTACCCGGAAGGAGGTAGTTAAATGGAAAACCGGTTTTTACTACATTGCTAAAGGAGCCAATGTTCCTATAGTTTTAATAGCTTTTGATTTTGGCAAAAAGCAGGTCAAGATTTCAGAACCTTTGTATACTACAGATGATAAAGAGGCTGATTTTAAAGTTTATAAAAAATTCTTTGAGGGCGTAAAAGGGAAGAAATCTCGATAATTTTTAGGTATTTATAGTGCTATTTATCAAGATGTTATATTTTATTTGTCCTGTTTTATGATTTTTTTTAAAACCATCTAGTTCGTTCTACGTAAGTATGAGCAAATAAAAAAACGAACAGATGAAAAAAAATGTAATAAAACTCGGTTTAGTATTGACTCTAGGTTCATTCGTAATGACCTCATGCGACAAAGATGATGATGATACAGTAGACACGGAGCAACAAGATGAGCAAGTACAGTTATTTGCTTCAAACAATAGTGATGGTAACGTTACTGTTTATGATATGATTAGTGGGGAGGCAAGTACTTTAACAACTACATCAACAGCTGCAGAAGGAATTTATTATGATGAGAATACTGATGAAATTATTCAGGCGTCACGATCTTCAAATCAATTAAATGCATTTGCCAACATATCAACTTTCTTAGTCGACGCAACTGTTACGGCTTCAATTTCAAGCTCGTCGGATTTAGAAAGCCCGAGAGATATTGCAGTGAACGACAACTATATTATAGTTGCTGATAATGCAGATGTAGATGGCAATGCGGACACACCAGATGGAAGGTTGTTTATCTATACTAGAAGTAATGGTGAAATAAGTTTACGAAACGTAATTACTACCGATTTTGCCCTTTGGGGTATTGAAATGGTTGGGGATGATTTGTATGCCGTAGTAGACAAAACGAATGAACTAGCCGTGTTTACTGATTTTGTAGCAACGAATACAGCAACTACAACAGTAAGTGCTTCCAAACGTATTACTATAGAAGGTATTGTTCGTACACATGGATTGGCTTATGATAATGGAACAATGATTCTTACAGATGTGGGTGATGCCGCTTCCGATTCAGATGGTGCCTTTCATATAATTTCTGATTTTGATTCTAAATTCAGCGCTGTAGCAAATGGTGAAACTATGGTAGTTGCCGATAATCAAATTAGAGTTGCCGGTGCTAGTACCTTCTTAGGTAACCCGGTTTCAGCTGAGTACGATGCTGATTCGGAAATGGTATTTATAGCAGAGGCCGCTAATGGTGGCGGTCGTATATTGGCATTCTCAAATGCAGATGCAGGCGGAGATGTTGCTCCTTCAGTGAATAATAGTTTAGCATCCGCTTCTTCACTTTATTTTTATTCGAATAAATAAAAGAAAAAGAATATTATTAAGTTTGGAAAAAGCGACCTGAAAGGGTCGTTTTTTTTTTGGTTATAAAATTGAGCGTAAATGAACGTGTTTAAAAGACATTTAATCGATTATCTGTATCGCTGGATTAATATCTATATCGAAGTAATATCTTACAAATATTATTTTCATTACATTACACAGATTTTTACTTATTGATGCTATTTAGCTAACCAACCAATTATATGATAAAACTTTACTCAAACCCCCGTGTAGTTATTTTTATGATTCTTTTAACTATAACCTTTTTTAAGGGTAATAGCCAAAACATTTGTCTGGATTCTTCGCCGAGTACGGGAATCGTTCCCGTTCGGATTTCAGTCAGTTCGGACGACGGCAACGGCCCGTGCAACGTTATGGACGGCAATTTTTATTCCCGATGGAGTTCCAACGGTTTGGGTGAATGGATGACCTTTGATTTTGGGGAGACCAAGAACGTGTCCGATGTGGAGATCGCCTTTTTCTCGGGAAACCGAAGGTCCAGTAGTTTCGACCTTGCCGTATCGGATGATGGTTCTAACTGGACTAACGTTTTGGAAGGCCAAAGGAGCAGTGGCACTTCCATATCTTTGGAGGCTTATAGCTTTCCGTTGCAAAGTGCAAGGTACTTGCGCTATATAGGCCAAGGCAATTCACAGGAGAACAATGACTGGAACAGTATTTCTGAGTTCAGAATAAACGAACCAAGACTACCTGAAGTTGAATGTATTGAACCAAGTCCCTCTTCCGGCATAGTGCCAAAAAGAATTAATGCTGTTTCAGATGAGGGCAACGGTCCCTGTAATGTGATGGACAATGATTTGGTCTCCTATTGGAGTAGCAATTTTTCGAGCAAATCCATAACTTTTGAATTGGATGGTTCAAGTGAAATAGACCAAGTTGAAATAGCCTTTTTGTCAGGTGATATAAGGGTTAGCGTGTTTGATATTTCAGTATCGGATGATGGTTCTAACTGGACAACGGCACTAAAGGACGGGTCTAGCAGCGGAGCCTCGCTGGCCTTGGAAAAATTTAATTTTCCCGTCCAAAATACCAAGTATTTACGATATACGGTTCAAGATTCCCAAGACAATAATGATTTAGGAGGAGTTACGGAATTCCGAATAAACAAGTTTGTTTTACCTGAAAGGGATTGTCTGGATTCTTCGCCGAGTACGGGAATCGCTCCCGTTCGGATTTCAGTCAGTTCGGACGACGGCAACGGCCCCTGCAACGTTATGGACGGCAATTTTTATTCCCGATGGAGTTCCAACGGTTTGGGTGAATGGATGACCTTTGATCTTGGGGAGACCAAGAACGTGTCCGATGTGGAGATCGCCTTTTTCTCGGGAAACCGAAGGTCCAGTAGTTTCGACCTTGCCGTATCGGATGATGGTTCTAACTGGACTAACGTTTTGGAAGGCCAAAGGAGCAGTGGCACTTCCATATCTTTGGAGGCTTATAGCTTTCCGTTGCAAAGTGCAAGGTACTTGCGCTATATAGGCCAAGGCAATTCACAGGAGAACAATGACTGGAACAGTATTTCTGAGTTCAGAATCAATGAGGCCAAAATTAATGAATTCAGGCCTTTTGTGACTACTTGGAAAACTGATAATCCAGGAATATCAGGAGATGATCAAATTACTATTCATACTTATGAAAATGCAAGTTTTTTTGATTTTGAATATGATTATACAGTCGACTGGGGTGATGGAACAACTACCTCGGGCTTAACTGAAGATGCTATCCATACCTATGATATTCCTGGTACCTATGAAGTATCAATATTTGGTGATTTTCCTGGTATATATTTTGGTTTTTCTGGAGAGAATGACGAAAAAAAACTTCTTACAGTTGAACAATGGGGTGATAATGTTTGGGCTTCTTTCCATTCGGCATATAACGGTTGTTCTAATCTAGATATTAAGGCAACTGATATTCCTAATCTTACAAACGTAACATCATTTGATACCACTTTTGCGTTCTGTTCCAACCTAAAATGGAATTCAACAATAAATTCTTGGGATACTAGTAATATTACCGATATGGCATATACATTCTACTCAGCTAGCAATTTCAACCAAGATATAAATAACTGGGATGTGGTTAATGTTATTACAATGGCAAATATGTTTAATAGAGCTATAAGTTTTAATCAAGATATCAACAATTGGGATGTAAGTAGTGTTAGCACCATGAGTTCAATGTTTGAAAGTGCAATTGCTTTTAATGGTGATATTAGTAATTGGGATACATCTAATGTTTTGAATATGAGAAATTTATTTCTATCCGTATCCTCTTTTAACCAAGATATTTCGAGCTGGAATACTTCTAAGGTGAAATATATGAGCCACATGTTCAGAGGGGCAACTTCTTTTGATCAAAATGTAGGAGGCTGGAATGTAGAAAATGCCGAAAGTATGTTCTCGATGTTTTCGGGTGTAATCCTTTCCACTGAAAATTATGATAAACTATTATTAGGATGGAGTAATCAAGAGCTAAAAAATGGAGTAACTTTCGATGCTGGTGACAGCCAATATTGCCAAGGCGAAAATTACTTATATAAATTAGAAGATGAATTTGGATGGAATATTTCAGATGGAGGAATAACTGCTGATTGCAAAAACTCTCAACGCCCTTTTATTACCACTTGGAAAACAGATAATGATGGAACTTCAGAAGATAACCAAATAACAATACCAACTTCTTCAGAGGAAACTTACAATTATGACATTGATTGGGGTGATGGTACTATAGACACTGGAGTAACAGGAAAGATAACACATACTTATGCAATAGCTGGAACCTATGAAATTTCTATCTCTGGAGATTTTCCAAGGATACATTTCACTTATTTAGAAGATTTAGAGAAAATACTATTTATAAATCAATGGGGAGATATACAATGGTCTTCCATGGCAGCTGCTTTTGATCGATGTATTAATCTTCAAATATTAGCAGCTGACGCTCCTGATTTATCTAACGTAACTTCTCTTTCAACTATGTTCAGAAGTGTTGATAACATAAATAATAATCTGAATACTTGGGATTTTAGTACAATTACCAATATGCGTTATATGTTTAGTGAGTCATCTAATTTTAATCAAGATATTAGTAGTTGGGATACTAGTAGTGTTACTTCTTTATCGGGTATGTTTTATAAAACGGATTCCTTTAATCAAGACATTAGTAATTGGGACACAAGTAATGTTACCAATATGAGTTATATGTTTTATCAAGCAGAGTCTTTCAATCAAGACATTAGTATTTGGAATACTAGTAAAGTAACAAATATCGATGGTATGTTTTATAAAGCATCAGCTTTTAATCAGGATCTTTCGGATTGGGATTTTTCTTTAATTACTTGGATGTTTCAGACATTTCCTTATTCTGGTATTAGTGTAGAGAATTACGATAGTATGCTCATTTCGTGGTCAGAGAAAGAAGAGTTAACTAATTTTCGCTTAGATGCAACTGGTTTAAATTATTGTGAAGGGGTATTTGCTAGACAAAAATTAATTGATATAAATAATTGGAACATAATTGATAGCGGTTTAAATTGTATTAACACATCACCATTTGTAACTAGTTGGAAAACGGATAACATAGGGTTGTCAAATAACAACCAAATAACGATACCTACTTCTTCTGGAGAAACTTATGATTACGACATTGATTGGGGAGATGGCACTTTAGATATAGGGGTTACAGGAGAAATTACACATACTTATGTAACTACAGGTACGTATCAAGTAAGTATTACAGGTTCTTATCCTCAAATAGCATTTGGTGATTCTGGAGATAAGAATAAGCTTTTATCTGTAGATCAATGGGGAGATATGCCTTGGAGTACTATGTTTTTTGCTTTTGCGAATTGTGAGAATGTTCAAATTTTAGCCACAGATTCTCCTAATTTACTTAATGTAACTTCATTATATGGTATGTTTAGAAATGCTGATAGTGTCAATACAGATATAAGCGAATGGGAGACTAGTTTCGTTACTAATATGGGGCAAATGTTTTTTGACGCGGATAGCTTT includes:
- a CDS encoding BspA family leucine-rich repeat surface protein, which encodes MIKLYSNPRVVIFMILLTITFFKGNSQNICLDSSPSTGIVPVRISVSSDDGNGPCNVMDGNFYSRWSSNGLGEWMTFDFGETKNVSDVEIAFFSGNRRSSSFDLAVSDDGSNWTNVLEGQRSSGTSISLEAYSFPLQSARYLRYIGQGNSQENNDWNSISEFRINEPRLPEVECIEPSPSSGIVPKRINAVSDEGNGPCNVMDNDLVSYWSSNFSSKSITFELDGSSEIDQVEIAFLSGDIRVSVFDISVSDDGSNWTTALKDGSSSGASLALEKFNFPVQNTKYLRYTVQDSQDNNDLGGVTEFRINKFVLPERDCLDSSPSTGIAPVRISVSSDDGNGPCNVMDGNFYSRWSSNGLGEWMTFDLGETKNVSDVEIAFFSGNRRSSSFDLAVSDDGSNWTNVLEGQRSSGTSISLEAYSFPLQSARYLRYIGQGNSQENNDWNSISEFRINEAKINEFRPFVTTWKTDNPGISGDDQITIHTYENASFFDFEYDYTVDWGDGTTTSGLTEDAIHTYDIPGTYEVSIFGDFPGIYFGFSGENDEKKLLTVEQWGDNVWASFHSAYNGCSNLDIKATDIPNLTNVTSFDTTFAFCSNLKWNSTINSWDTSNITDMAYTFYSASNFNQDINNWDVVNVITMANMFNRAISFNQDINNWDVSSVSTMSSMFESAIAFNGDISNWDTSNVLNMRNLFLSVSSFNQDISSWNTSKVKYMSHMFRGATSFDQNVGGWNVENAESMFSMFSGVILSTENYDKLLLGWSNQELKNGVTFDAGDSQYCQGENYLYKLEDEFGWNISDGGITADCKNSQRPFITTWKTDNDGTSEDNQITIPTSSEETYNYDIDWGDGTIDTGVTGKITHTYAIAGTYEISISGDFPRIHFTYLEDLEKILFINQWGDIQWSSMAAAFDRCINLQILAADAPDLSNVTSLSTMFRSVDNINNNLNTWDFSTITNMRYMFSESSNFNQDISSWDTSSVTSLSGMFYKTDSFNQDISNWDTSNVTNMSYMFYQAESFNQDISIWNTSKVTNIDGMFYKASAFNQDLSDWDFSLITWMFQTFPYSGISVENYDSMLISWSEKEELTNFRLDATGLNYCEGVFARQKLIDINNWNIIDSGLNCINTSPFVTSWKTDNIGLSNNNQITIPTSSGETYDYDIDWGDGTLDIGVTGEITHTYVTTGTYQVSITGSYPQIAFGDSGDKNKLLSVDQWGDMPWSTMFFAFANCENVQILATDSPNLLNVTSLYGMFRNADSVNTDISEWETSFVTNMGQMFFDADSFNQDISKWNTSRVTNMSFMFFAADSFNQNINEWDTSSLINLEYAFFNAISFNQNLSSFDISKVINLSGVFSDSGLSSSNYDSTLIGWAEQDDLIQNITLDADNIAYCGGADARQQLIDTYHWIINDAGLGCEALEVPFDNNSGKGIITNTPMLSPNPVIAETILSFEKPVQLTEINVFDVSGRLVHSYSGSAVSDDGEYLLNVEELPSGTYFIRSLDAQGMLYQKQMVIMK